The genomic DNA GCTCCTCCGCCTCACCCGGCTGCGGCAGGGACCCGGCCGCCGCCGGCTCGTCCGCGGCGCGCGCGGCGGGCGGCGCGGCCGGCAGCGCCCTGGCCCCGGCGGGTCCGGGACCGCGGGCGCGCAGCCAGGCGGTGGCCTCCTGAGGCGGCATGGCCGCGGCGACGAGCCAGCCCTGCACCGCGTCGCAGCCGAGGTCGCGCAGGTGCTCCCAGGTCTCGTCGTCCTCGACGCCCTCGGCGACGACGCGCAGCCCGAGGGAGTGCGCGAGGTCGACCGTGCAGCGGACGATCTCCAGGTCCTCCGGGTCGACCGCCAGCCGGGCGACGAACGAGCGGTCGATCTTCAACTCGCTGACCGGCAGCCGGCGCAGATGGACCAGCGAGGAGTAGCCGGTGCCGAAGTCGTCGAGCGACATCTTCACGCCGTGCCCGGTGAGCCCGGCGAGGGTGTCGGCCGCGCGCTGCGGGTCCTCCAGCAGCACGTGCTCCGTTATCTCCAGTTGGAGCGCGCCGGGCGGCACGCCGTGCCGGGCGAGGCGGGCGGCGACGGCGCCGGCGAAGCCGGGCGTGTGCACGTCGCGCGGCGAGACGTTGACGGCGACGGGGACCTGGAGGCCGGCCGCGCGCCAGTCGGCGACCTGGGCGAGCGCGGTCTCCAGCACGTACTCGGTGAGCACCGGCATCAGGCCCGAGGTCTCGGCGATGGCGATGAACTCCTCGGGGTTCACGTGCCCGCGCTCCGGGTGCGCCCAGCGGACCAGGGCCTCCAGGCCGACGACGCGGCCGTCGAAGCCGACCTTCGGCTGGTAGTGCAGCGCGATCTCGCGGGCCTGGAGCGCCCGGCGCAGGTCGCCCAGCAGGCCGAGCCGGTCGGGGGTGTTGCCGTCGCGGCGGGCCTCGTAGACCTCGACGCCGCTGCGGTCCCGCTTGGCCTGGTACATCGCCACGTCGGCGCGCTGGAGCAGGCCCTCGGTCTCGGTGGCGTGCTCGGGGTAGACGGCGACGCCGGCGCTGGCCTCCAGCACCAGACTCATCCCGTCGAGGTCGAGGGGGGAGCCGAGGGCGGCGACGAGCGTACGGGCCACCCGCTGGGCGCTCGTGGCGGAGTCGGTCAGCGGGATGAGCACGGCGAACTCGTCGCCGCCGAGGCGGGCGGCCTCCGCGCCGCGGGGCAGCGCGAGCCGCAGCCGGCCGGCGAGCTGGAGCAGCAGCCGGTCGCCGGCGCGGTGGCCGAGGGTGTCGTTGACGGCGCGGAAGCGGTCGAGGTCGATGAGGATGAGGGCGGCGCGGCGGCCGGTGCTCTCGGCCTCGCCCAGGGCGTGCCAGGTGCGCTCCAGCAGCCACTGACGGTTGGGCAGCCCGGTCAGCGGGTCGCGCAACTGCTCCTCGGCGCGGGCGCGGGCCATCCACAGGCTGGAGTCGAGCGCGATGAGCGGCACGGCGAACAGCGGCAGCAGCACGGGGGTGTTGACGGCCACGACGATGATGAGCGGCGCGATACCGAGCAGCGCGGCGCCGCCCAGACCCTGGCGGGTGAGAGCGGCGCGGGCGAGCAGGCCGGGGCCCTCGCGGTGGCCGGGGTCCCCGTACCAGGTGAGCACGCGGGTCACCAGGACGTACGCCAGGGCGGCCGCGATCAGCTCGGGCAGCGCGTACAGGTCCCAGGAGCCCGGCTCCCAGGGCTCCTCGACGGTCGGGTGCTCGCCGCAGGTCCACAGCACCAGGGCGGCCGTCGAGATGCCGAGGATCTCGACGGCCCCGTGCAGCGGCGCCTGGCGGCGGTGCGGCCGGCGGACGAGGGCGACCGCGAGGATGACCAGCAGGCTGACGGCGACGGCCGGGATCCAGCCGTAGAGCAGCAGCACGGCGAGGGTGAGCGCGGCCGACGAGCCGTTGCCGCCGGACCAGCGGTCGCGGCCGGGTGCGACCAGATGGGCGATGAGGACGGCCGTCAGGACGGCCAGGCCCCAGCCCGCGGTGCCGCGCGGGAAGAGCGCGTGGCCCTGCCGCAGCCCGTACAGCGCCCCGAGGGCGAACACCAGGCCGCCCGCGGCCTGCGCCAGCCACGGCAGGGCGGGCAGCACCAACCGGCGCAGCACCGGCGCCGGTTCCGTGCTCTC from Streptomyces sp. CMB-StM0423 includes the following:
- a CDS encoding putative bifunctional diguanylate cyclase/phosphodiesterase, translating into MRPTESTEPAPVLRRLVLPALPWLAQAAGGLVFALGALYGLRQGHALFPRGTAGWGLAVLTAVLIAHLVAPGRDRWSGGNGSSAALTLAVLLLYGWIPAVAVSLLVILAVALVRRPHRRQAPLHGAVEILGISTAALVLWTCGEHPTVEEPWEPGSWDLYALPELIAAALAYVLVTRVLTWYGDPGHREGPGLLARAALTRQGLGGAALLGIAPLIIVVAVNTPVLLPLFAVPLIALDSSLWMARARAEEQLRDPLTGLPNRQWLLERTWHALGEAESTGRRAALILIDLDRFRAVNDTLGHRAGDRLLLQLAGRLRLALPRGAEAARLGGDEFAVLIPLTDSATSAQRVARTLVAALGSPLDLDGMSLVLEASAGVAVYPEHATETEGLLQRADVAMYQAKRDRSGVEVYEARRDGNTPDRLGLLGDLRRALQAREIALHYQPKVGFDGRVVGLEALVRWAHPERGHVNPEEFIAIAETSGLMPVLTEYVLETALAQVADWRAAGLQVPVAVNVSPRDVHTPGFAGAVAARLARHGVPPGALQLEITEHVLLEDPQRAADTLAGLTGHGVKMSLDDFGTGYSSLVHLRRLPVSELKIDRSFVARLAVDPEDLEIVRCTVDLAHSLGLRVVAEGVEDDETWEHLRDLGCDAVQGWLVAAAMPPQEATAWLRARGPGPAGARALPAAPPAARAADEPAAAGSLPQPGEAEEPVKPVK